The following proteins come from a genomic window of Lolium rigidum isolate FL_2022 chromosome 5, APGP_CSIRO_Lrig_0.1, whole genome shotgun sequence:
- the LOC124654540 gene encoding myb-related protein 306-like has translation MGRPPCCDKVGVKKGPWTPEEDLMLVSYIQENGPGNWRAVPTNTGLMRCSKSCRLRWTNYLRPGIKRGNFTDQEEKLIVHLQALLGNRWAAIASYLPERTDNDIKNYWNTHLKKKLKKMQAEGHEGGASEGGDGGSVAKAAAPKGQWERRLQTDIHTARQALRDALSIEPSPSAAKALVVPALPTPPGSVTTYASSADNIARLLEGWMRRGGSSKGPEASGSTTSTTATTHQQPQCSWDAAASPSASHSGGGTVAAQTPEGSSQTSNLASTGAPPAFSMIESWLLDDGMGHGEAGLMDDVVPLGDPSEFF, from the exons aTGGGGAGGCCGCCTTGCTGCGACAAGGTGGGCGTGAAGAAGGGGCCCTGGACGCCGGAGGAGGACCTCATGCTCGTCTCCTACATCCAAGAGAACGGTCCCGGGAACTGGCGCGCCGTGCCGACAAACACCG GGCTGATGCGGTGCAGCAAGAGCTGCCGGCTTCGGTGGACCAACTACCTTCGGCCGGGGATCAAGCGCGGAAACTTCACCGACCAGGAGGAGAAGCTCATCGTCCACCTCCAGGCGCTTCTCGGCAACCG ATGGGCGGCGATAGCGTCCTACTTGCCGGAGCGAACGGACAACGACATCAAGAACTACTGGAACACGCACCTCAAGAAGAAGCTCAAGAAGATGCAGGCCGAAGGTCATGAGGGCGGCGCCTCCGAAGGTGGCGACGGCGGCAGTGTCGCAAAGGCGGCCGCCCCCAAGGGGCAGTGGGAGCGCCGTCTGCAGACGGACATCCACACGGCGCGGCAGGCGCTGCGTGACGCGCTCTCGATCGAgccctctccctccgccgcaaAGGCGCTAGTGGTGCCGGCGTTGCCGACGCCACCTGGGTCGGTGACGACGTACGCCTCGAGCGCAGACAACATCGCGCGGCTTCTGGAGGGGTGGATGCGCCGCGGGGGCAGCAGCAAGGGACCGGAGGCGTCGGGGTCGACTACGTCCACGACGGCTACCACGCACCAGCAGCCACAGTGCTCCTGGGATGCCGCGGCGTCCCCGTCGGCGAGCCACAGTGGCGGTGGCACGGTCGCGGCGCAGACGCCTGAGGGCTCGTCCCAGACGAGCAACCTGGCCAGCACTGGCGCCCCGCCAGCGTTCTCCATGATAGAGAGCTGGCTGCTCGACGACGGCATGGGGCACGGCGAGGCGGGCCTCATGGACGACGTGGTACCACTGGGGGACCCCAGTGAATTCTTCTAA